Proteins encoded together in one Quercus lobata isolate SW786 chromosome 3, ValleyOak3.0 Primary Assembly, whole genome shotgun sequence window:
- the LOC115980875 gene encoding pheromone-processing carboxypeptidase KEX1-like gives MALKAKNSNTDESLDNENSKMKSYITRQFKKFMKNANAKGFDKDRKQSNSFKFKNQDKGKKDAKDGEAFEDEDDDGDSNDDDDENEDASSSGEDMMIYGYEDNKGVHLEESDAIILVVLGHMRDRALDPFL, from the exons atggcattgaaggccaagaacAGTAACACAGATGAGTCTTTAGAtaatgaaaattccaaaatgaaATCTTACATTacaaggcaattcaagaagtttatgaagaatgctaATGCTAAAGGATTTGACAAAGACCGCAAGCAATCCAATTCATTTAAGTTCAAGAAccaagacaaaggaaagaaggatgctaaggatggtG AGGCATTTGAGGACGAGGACGATGATGGTGACTCcaacgatgatgatgatgagaatgAGGATGCCAGCTCTTCCGGTGAGGACATGATGATT TATGGATATGAGGACAACAAAGGAGTTCACTTGGAAGAGTCTGATGCAATTATATTGGTGGTTCTTGGACATATGAGAGACCGTGCCCTCGACCCGTTTTTATAG